ttagactacatgtacacggaGATACCCTAAGTTAAGATTACGGAAGTGCACGGAGAAAACGTGGTGAAAACATTGGAGAAGGTGATCTTGTCAGTACAGAAGAAGCTGATCATGGCATACCGTGCTCAGAAGGTGCAGAAGGTGATGGTCCAACCAATCGTATCCTCGGGTCTAGTATATACATAACAGAGTGTCTGTAGCATAATTGCACCTACATTCTATTTAGTGCACAGTATTAGTTTGCTGCTCTCCTTAACATTCCCTCAGAACCTCATTTTCAGGTTCCTACAAAATGTAAGTTCATGTATGCACTTGTTGCGTTTAGTTTAAAGCtactttcatgcttgtgtttgCTGTGCAGAAGTCTCGTGTCCAGGTCTGGTTGTATGGACGAGGAAAGATGAGGATCGAAGGAACCATCATTgtaagtcatgtgacacaccccctccacttcttacatgcccacacacatgcagggctTTGATGAGTTTATGAATCTTGTCATGGACAATGCTGAAGAAGTGTTTGTCAAGAATGAAGTATCTCGAAGGCCCGTGGGTGCGTGCCAttagtggtgtgtgtgtgtgtttgtgtgtgtgtgtgacaatgTGTGCCTCCTTGCAGGTCGTATATTGCTGAGAGGGGACAATATAACGCTCCTCATGTCCTGTGGTGGGGAACAAAAGTAGCTACAACAAATATCTTGTCTTTCTTTTGATTCCTATACTTTTGCTGTTCTTGCGATCTACTTGTATGCCTTTATAACAGCTTATAAAGAGAAGCTTATattcctcataattataggcttatAAGCCTCAATACctcatgcataataataatgcttaTACAATGTGGGTACATGTAAACTAATTGAAACTACAAGATCTTGTAACTGTAAAGACGCAAA
The Halichondria panicea chromosome 11, odHalPani1.1, whole genome shotgun sequence DNA segment above includes these coding regions:
- the LOC135344232 gene encoding small nuclear ribonucleoprotein E-like isoform X1, translating into MAYRAQKVQKVMVQPINLIFRFLQNKSRVQVWLYGRGKMRIEGTIIGFDEFMNLVMDNAEEVFVKNEVSRRPVGRILLRGDNITLLMSCGGEQK
- the LOC135344232 gene encoding small nuclear ribonucleoprotein E-like isoform X2, which gives rise to MAYRAQKVQKVMVQPINLIFRFLQNKSRVQVWLYGRGKMRIEGTIIGFDEFMNLVMDNAEEVFVKNEVSRRPVGACH